AGAACAAGCATCATTCTTGAGTCCTGTGCATCTCCCCAATTCAAAAGATTTAGACCCTTGTGACTCAGCAAATCTCGAGAAATCAACAGAACCATATCTATTTGGCATATCAACAACAGGTGCACCCTTGCCATCATTTCCACAAGATCCAAGTGAGGGACCCTTTTGTGTAACATCAAAAGCAATTATTTGATCATCATCTTGACATTTTTCTCCAAAATTATAACCCTCACTTTCGCTCGGTTCTGATCCTGTGGGCATTGAACCACTAGAAGGACAACTATCTCTTGATGCATTGCCCACTTCCTTATCAGAAGGTATTACAACACCGCCCAAAGCAATGCCAGTGCTGTTGTCCAAGAAGTTGGAAGGCTCCTTGATTTCTTTGGGAATGTTTGAGATCAGAGACGAGATATTTTCCCGCAAACCACAAACCTTCTTACCCTTTAACAGAGACAAATCCTCGTCATCACCATTTAATCCACAATTGGTATTGCATTTCCCCCTCATCAAATTTTCCACCCCTTGGCATACTCGCTTTGCAAACTCTAAATCTCCCTGCTTGTAGTCCACGGTGTTGCCATGCCCATCCCCAGACTTAACACCCCTATTACCCGAAATAAACTGAAAACCCCTTTTCCCTGCTTGATTTGTCAGGTCAGCTAGGACAAGTCGGTTTTTCCGCAACCCATCAGCAGAACCATCACTGCTCATCATGAATTCGCTTCTAAGAAACAGATCCTACCAACCTAATCCTGGATTCAACTTTCAGTACATATAAACTCGAACCCCACTGCACCTATTCATCGAAATCAACGAATTCTTAACCCTTTGATCCACATATTAAGAAACCCCACCTCTCACTGTCCACCGAAAACAACAAAATTGCCAATCAAAACAtgcaagaaaaaagaacaagaaaaattgaagttgAACCCTAGATTAAGATAAAGAGAAAGGGCAAAGACCATGGTAGGTACATGAAACGAGCGATAATAAAAACACAGACCTTACACCGGCAGAGGTCGGATGAGGAGATGGAAAATATTTGGGGGCAAACTGAAAACTGAAAAGTGGATATCTGTTTGGGTCGCGGCTTGTGCTTGATACCCTCGCTGAAGATAAGATCTTCTCTTGAGGCGGGAACTGTAAATATTTCGAAGTAGGCGGTAGGCACGTGGCGAGCACACGCACCGCGgttcaattttgaaaagaaataggaGGGCATTTCCCCACTTCCCTACTTTTCAGCCATATGACACTCATGGcggtttttctcc
Above is a genomic segment from Vitis riparia cultivar Riparia Gloire de Montpellier isolate 1030 chromosome 7, EGFV_Vit.rip_1.0, whole genome shotgun sequence containing:
- the LOC117918017 gene encoding uncharacterized protein LOC117918017 isoform X2; its protein translation is MMSSDGSADGLRKNRLVLADLTNQAGKRGFQFISGNRGVKSGDGHGNTVDYKQGDLEFAKRVCQGVENLMRGKCNTNCGLNGDDEDLSLLKGKKVCGLRENISSLISNIPKEIKEPSNFLDNSTGIALGGVVIPSDKEVGNASRDSCPSSGSMPTGSEPSESEGYNFGEKCQDDDQIIAFDVTQKGPSLGSCGNDGKGAPVVDMPNRYGSVDFSRFAESQGSKSFELGRCTGLKNDACSNLNVDANMLKACSCPFCLKAAYIWSDLHYQDIKGRIAALKKSQKEASILVQRSCRAKETDAHGHVNPNKASKLESELMGQWRSLFLSMGDILAHENGQLFSHTKGFEGKLQD
- the LOC117918017 gene encoding uncharacterized protein LOC117918017 isoform X1 — its product is MMSSDGSADGLRKNRLVLADLTNQAGKRGFQFISGNRGVKSGDGHGNTVDYKQGDLEFAKRVCQGVENLMRGKCNTNCGLNGDDEDLSLLKGKKVCGLRENISSLISNIPKEIKEPSNFLDNSTGIALGGVVIPSDKEVGNASRDSCPSSGSMPTGSEPSESEGYNFGEKCQDDDQIIAFDVTQKGPSLGSCGNDGKGAPVVDMPNRYGSVDFSRFAESQGSKSFELGRCTGLKNDACSNLNVDANMLKACSCPFCLKAAYIWSDLHYQDIKGRIAALKKSQKEASILVQRSCRAKETDAHGHVNPNKASKLESELMGQWRSLFLSMGDILAHENGQLQSSFLTLKDLRENCKTNLELTNRMPSDKQ